The DNA sequence aatctttagctgctctccatttcactccaattccactgacttgtgattgaagggaaaatgctgaaaccagaggaatgctcagtgtctccaacaatctctcatttgacaggctctttctgtgacagttctgacttcactgtgtttctctctgatccctcaggtatcagtggggacatcacCATGACCCAGTCTCCTccggtgctgtcagtgggacGGGGCCAGACCGCAACACTCACCTGTACGGCCAGTCAAAGCATTAGCAGCTCCCTTGATTGGTACCAACAACGAGAAGGTCAGAAgccctctctcctgatctattATGCAACAAatcgattcacaggagtctccgatcgattcaccggcagtggatcagggaccagtttTACCCTGAaaatcagcaacgttcagaatgaggatgtcgctgactattactgtATGCAGCATAGCAGCTGGCCTTCACAGTGATACAGAGCCATACAAAAACCTCAACACACACAGCACCAACTCCTGCACTGATACATCCCAGAGTTATATAAAATGAATAATATTGGACACATACAGTCCCACCATCTGAACTGACATATCCGACAGTTAGATGTAAATGAAACTGAGCAAATTACCCCATGCTGGGATTgtcactgtccacgacacactccagtccctgtggtgtCCACCGCTCACTGAAGGCCTCAAGTTTCACTCTTACACTTCGTGGCCGCGTGTGAAGAACAGCTGCAAGATTTAACATCGAATTTCACAACTCTCCCAAGCCCAGCTGCACACaacccagagagaaagagacagagacagagaaacaaagacacatgaatgagggagagagacagagaggggcagaaagagggtgagagtgaaCGAGAGACtgggagaggttgagagtgatggggggaagcagagagcagaggttttttgtacagcctctgcactgggagctctcactgtggcttacgttcggtaaaggaaccaagctcagactgagtaagtaaacctcAATCCAATGTTAGTAACCCTGTCAATACTGAAACACACTTTCTAAACACAAATGCTGAATTGTTGACGGTGTTAGTAgggagctgcagtgaatgaaatggttgattgaAGAGCACTGTGTCTAACAGCGTATCCACCTGTATTTCTTTAGTTCCATTGCCCCCTTTAAAAGCAAGATATAAGTCAGTAAGTTTTACTCAccgtgtggaggagctctgtccatttgcagcctgtggtcccattcctgcagcatggagtgaaatcagtgagtagcctcctgccagtctcagtgtgacggacacgggtagagtttgatgtgagctctggctccctgtcccagtctctgatctcactgacctcagcagcagcagcagcagcagcagcagcacagtgagacaccgagctcccacctcccccagctttaactctgctcaatcacacaatcagagaattgttacagtgcacaagg is a window from the Hemiscyllium ocellatum isolate sHemOce1 unplaced genomic scaffold, sHemOce1.pat.X.cur. scaffold_2546_pat_ctg1, whole genome shotgun sequence genome containing:
- the LOC132812044 gene encoding immunoglobulin kappa light chain-like; this encodes MISHIQLIWPLAFCVAGISGDITMTQSPPVLSVGRGQTATLTCTASQSISSSLDWYQQREGQKPSLLIYYATNRFTGVSDRFTGSGSGTSFTLKISNVQNEDVADYYCMQHSSWPSHPCGVHRSLKASSFTLTLRGRPLHWELSLWLTFGKGTKLRLSGDNSQPKLTLLPPSPEQVNAKGTATLVCLANHFYPDELEVQWKKDGAVISDGVQTSNYLRASDSTYSVSSLLTLSGSDWESDARFSCALTHVTLPSPLSKSIRRSECV